One stretch of Streptomyces sp. NBC_00443 DNA includes these proteins:
- a CDS encoding ABC transporter ATP-binding protein: MMNYSSARSDPPPDAPAIRAEALNVVRGTRQVLRDLGFTVPRGQITGLLGPSGCGKTTLMRAIVGTQAKVTGTLDVLGSPAGHPTLRTRIGYVTQAPSVYADLTVRQNLAYFAAILDPGHAAADRRHENVTRAIADVDLTSHADSLAGNLSGGQRSRVSLAVALLGTPELLVLDEPTVGLDPVLRRDLWSLFHDIAASRNATLLISSHVMDEAERCHRLLLMREGQILADDTPDALRTRTQAETVEAAFLHLVDEATEAARAKETTR; this comes from the coding sequence ATGATGAATTATTCGTCCGCCCGCTCCGACCCACCACCCGACGCCCCCGCCATCCGAGCCGAGGCCCTGAACGTCGTACGTGGCACCCGCCAGGTCCTCCGCGACCTCGGCTTCACCGTCCCGCGCGGCCAGATCACCGGCCTGCTAGGCCCATCCGGCTGCGGCAAGACCACCCTCATGCGGGCGATCGTCGGCACCCAGGCCAAGGTCACCGGCACCCTCGACGTGCTCGGCAGCCCCGCAGGCCACCCCACCCTGCGCACTCGTATCGGCTACGTCACCCAAGCCCCCTCCGTCTACGCGGACCTGACGGTCCGCCAGAACCTCGCCTACTTCGCCGCGATCCTCGACCCCGGCCACGCGGCAGCCGACCGACGCCACGAGAACGTCACCCGTGCCATCGCCGACGTCGACCTCACCAGCCACGCCGACTCGCTTGCCGGCAACCTCTCCGGCGGCCAGCGCAGCCGCGTCTCCCTGGCGGTCGCCCTCCTCGGCACCCCCGAACTCCTCGTCCTGGACGAACCTACGGTCGGCCTGGACCCGGTCCTGCGCCGCGACCTCTGGAGCCTCTTCCACGACATCGCGGCCTCCCGCAACGCCACCCTCCTCATCTCCTCCCACGTCATGGACGAAGCCGAGCGGTGCCACCGCCTCCTTCTGATGCGCGAGGGCCAGATCCTCGCCGACGACACCCCGGACGCCCTCCGCACCCGTACGCAGGCAGAGACGGTCGAGGCGGCCTTCCTGCACCTGGTCGACGAGGCGACCGAGGCCGCCCGCGCGAAGGAGACCACGCGATGA
- a CDS encoding class I SAM-dependent methyltransferase, with protein MTAPSHGDRARSFNAAAAQYAANRPSYPPALFDAIEELAGRSLTGARVVDVGAGTGIATELLRQRGAAVLAVEPGDGMAAQFRRTHPDVPIVRGNGNALPLAAASVDFLTYAQAWHWTDPTHSVPEALRVLRPGGALALWWNTTPLDIPWHAAQAVRIERSFGAHPAVEQNGSGARAALSDPTGLLDFTGHKVRWSRRVPIDTHLANLGSHSLFLVHGTEASTAFLTEEKKLLLDTFPDGLIEETYDVDLLLATTS; from the coding sequence ATGACGGCCCCTTCCCACGGTGACCGAGCCCGTTCCTTCAACGCGGCCGCAGCCCAGTACGCCGCGAACCGCCCCTCCTACCCACCCGCCCTCTTCGACGCGATCGAAGAGCTGGCCGGCCGCTCCCTCACCGGCGCGCGCGTCGTGGACGTGGGCGCGGGCACCGGCATTGCCACCGAGCTCCTACGACAGCGCGGCGCTGCCGTCCTGGCCGTCGAGCCCGGCGACGGCATGGCGGCCCAGTTCCGCCGCACCCACCCCGACGTACCGATCGTCCGCGGCAACGGCAACGCCCTCCCCCTGGCCGCAGCCTCCGTCGACTTCCTCACCTACGCCCAGGCCTGGCACTGGACCGACCCCACCCACTCGGTGCCGGAGGCCCTCCGCGTGCTGCGGCCCGGCGGCGCACTCGCCCTGTGGTGGAACACCACCCCGCTCGACATCCCTTGGCACGCCGCACAGGCAGTCCGTATCGAGCGCAGCTTCGGCGCCCACCCCGCAGTCGAGCAGAACGGCAGCGGCGCCCGAGCCGCCCTCTCCGACCCCACCGGCCTCCTTGACTTCACCGGTCACAAGGTCCGCTGGAGCCGCCGCGTCCCCATCGACACGCACCTCGCGAACCTCGGCAGCCACTCGCTCTTCCTGGTCCACGGCACGGAGGCGAGCACCGCCTTCCTCACCGAGGAAAAGAAGCTCCTCCTCGACACCTTCCCGGACGGACTCATCGAAGAGACCTACGACGTCGATCTCCTCCTCGCCACCACCTCCTGA
- a CDS encoding ABC transporter permease, with product MTTTTSTTTTLRPAPTGALSLARTTATAARVLRQLRHDPRTIALLVLIPCVMLFLLRYVFDGSPRTFDNIGASLLGIFPLITMFLVTSIATLRERTSGTLERLLAMPLGKGDLIAGYALAFGTLAIIQSALATGLALWFLGLDVTGSPWLLLLVALLDALLGTALGLFVSAFAASEFQAVQFMPAVIFPQLLLCGLFTPRDNMHPALEAISNVLPMSYAVDGMNEVLKHTDMTATFVRDALIVAGCALLVLCLGAATLRRRTA from the coding sequence ATGACCACGACGACGAGCACCACCACCACGCTCCGGCCGGCCCCCACCGGAGCCCTGAGCCTCGCCCGCACAACCGCCACCGCTGCCCGCGTCCTGCGCCAGCTCCGCCACGACCCGCGCACCATCGCGCTGCTGGTCCTCATCCCCTGCGTGATGCTGTTCCTGCTGCGCTACGTCTTCGACGGCAGCCCGCGCACCTTCGACAACATCGGCGCCTCGCTCCTCGGGATCTTCCCGCTGATCACGATGTTCCTGGTCACCTCCATCGCCACCCTGCGCGAACGCACCTCGGGGACCCTCGAACGCCTCCTCGCCATGCCCCTCGGCAAGGGAGATTTGATCGCCGGCTACGCCCTTGCCTTCGGCACCCTCGCGATCATCCAGTCCGCCCTGGCGACCGGACTCGCCCTGTGGTTCCTCGGCCTCGACGTCACCGGCAGCCCCTGGCTGCTCCTGCTCGTGGCGCTGCTCGACGCACTGCTCGGCACCGCGCTCGGTCTCTTCGTCTCGGCATTCGCGGCCTCCGAATTCCAGGCCGTCCAGTTCATGCCGGCCGTGATCTTCCCCCAACTCCTCCTCTGCGGCCTCTTCACTCCCCGCGACAACATGCACCCCGCTCTCGAGGCCATCTCCAACGTCCTCCCCATGTCCTACGCGGTCGACGGCATGAATGAGGTCCTCAAGCACACCGACATGACCGCCACCTTCGTACGCGACGCCCTGATCGTGGCGGGCTGTGCCCTGCTGGTCCTGTGCCTGGGCGCGGCGACCCTGCGACGCAGGACGGCATGA